One genomic region from Pseudodesulfovibrio sp. S3 encodes:
- a CDS encoding 6-hydroxymethylpterin diphosphokinase MptE-like protein produces MENSKIAALVELGILCRGEPVEVFGDGAEDPGPYRYSDHNQLCRFEHPRYQHPYQDESVTTYRFFAQDTSMPEALEQTRLVVLLGVADSEALRQCVASRQAVVILFEPDERVLIKFLERFKLAELNRDNLFCFTGNPYSFNPALQEMLPGDMFRLGTPAFFMTDRIRRNYGSWAHQVVEYLEILHYRHAIYGLSGQSLCRSRPLRDIHRGLLLDQQVHVYENIPDYLLFSDISQLKNRLKDTDAILVAAGPELDGKLEYIRRNRDRAVVICVNNAVKPLVEAGIHPHFVVINDTSLESGLVFRHIPELPGTILVGHCLSDLGGDRFGIKYLFGSFLPQVFGQRGNLKLHGSVISTAFSLARHLGCAKCVLIGVQLASDNPWGLDYVKGSVKEKPKQGEQTLINKYPQLYPVTTPFDEQLYTTLNFRDAALWLAEEIRLSNIVCVNTSRASILYGPGISFEEEPELSGTMPSLAALFRPHPPRLDREEVRKYIKHELGLWTNLRDVARTMLEDTGPAMAAKGMAILDQLDRNNITYMVERHTGFSNWDFQKLVFRGDEANRRKGLRLYFRHVLAMSEEFLSIIGRSVKNL; encoded by the coding sequence ATGGAGAACAGCAAGATAGCCGCCCTGGTAGAATTGGGCATTTTGTGCAGGGGCGAACCTGTCGAGGTCTTCGGCGATGGCGCGGAAGACCCTGGACCGTATAGGTATTCGGACCACAATCAGCTTTGCCGGTTCGAGCACCCCAGGTATCAACACCCTTACCAGGACGAGTCCGTCACCACCTATCGGTTTTTTGCCCAGGACACCTCCATGCCCGAGGCTCTGGAGCAGACCCGGCTGGTTGTCCTGCTCGGTGTGGCCGATTCCGAGGCGCTCAGGCAATGCGTGGCCTCACGCCAGGCCGTAGTGATTCTGTTCGAGCCGGATGAGCGCGTGCTCATCAAATTCTTGGAGCGTTTCAAGCTGGCCGAATTGAACCGGGACAACCTGTTCTGTTTTACGGGCAATCCCTATTCCTTTAATCCCGCTCTCCAGGAGATGCTGCCCGGAGACATGTTCCGGCTGGGCACCCCGGCCTTTTTCATGACCGATCGCATCCGGCGCAACTATGGATCGTGGGCGCATCAGGTTGTCGAGTACCTTGAGATTCTTCACTACCGTCACGCCATCTACGGACTGTCCGGCCAGTCTCTATGTCGGTCGCGGCCATTGCGGGACATCCATCGCGGGCTCCTGCTTGATCAGCAGGTGCATGTCTACGAGAATATTCCCGACTATCTTTTATTCTCCGATATTTCACAGCTCAAGAACCGCCTCAAGGATACCGATGCCATTCTGGTGGCAGCCGGCCCGGAATTGGACGGGAAGCTCGAATACATCCGGCGTAACCGGGATCGGGCGGTGGTCATCTGCGTGAACAATGCGGTCAAGCCCCTAGTGGAGGCTGGCATTCATCCACATTTCGTGGTCATCAACGACACTTCCCTGGAGTCCGGGTTGGTCTTCAGGCATATCCCCGAATTGCCCGGGACCATCCTTGTGGGTCACTGCCTGTCGGATTTAGGTGGCGACAGGTTCGGCATCAAATACCTGTTCGGCTCTTTCCTGCCTCAAGTCTTCGGCCAGCGGGGCAACCTGAAGCTGCACGGTTCGGTCATATCCACAGCGTTCTCCCTGGCCCGGCATCTTGGATGCGCGAAGTGTGTGTTGATCGGGGTGCAGCTCGCCTCGGATAACCCCTGGGGGCTGGATTACGTTAAGGGCTCTGTGAAGGAGAAACCGAAGCAGGGCGAACAGACCTTGATCAATAAGTACCCTCAACTCTACCCGGTGACTACGCCTTTTGACGAGCAGCTTTATACCACTCTCAATTTCCGGGACGCGGCCCTGTGGCTGGCCGAGGAAATTCGGCTTTCGAACATCGTATGTGTCAACACCTCTCGGGCCAGTATTCTGTATGGGCCGGGCATTTCTTTCGAGGAGGAACCTGAGTTGTCCGGCACAATGCCTTCACTGGCCGCCCTGTTCAGGCCGCACCCGCCCCGCTTGGATCGGGAGGAGGTGCGGAAATATATCAAGCATGAGTTGGGTCTCTGGACCAATTTGCGCGACGTGGCCCGGACTATGCTGGAGGATACCGGGCCGGCCATGGCGGCCAAGGGTATGGCCATTTTGGATCAGTTGGACAGGAATAACATCACTTACATGGTGGAACGGCATACGGGCTTTAGCAATTGGGATTTCCAGAAACTGGTATTCCGGGGCGATGAGGCCAATCGGCGCAAGGGACTGCGGCTCTACTTCAGACACGTCCTCGCCATGAGTGAGGAATTTCTTTCCATCATAGGCCGTTCCGTGAAAAATCTCTAA
- a CDS encoding NAD+ synthase yields MKIGVLQLNPVVGDLKGNAAGIARAAQEAKRLGADLCLTSEMALTGYPPRDLLLYGGFVERTWAQAEALARELADGPPLLLGAVEKNDTGLGKPVFNCALWCEGGEIRQSVRKTLLPTYDVFDEARYFEPAPTGNPGQNIIEFNGLTLAVTICEDAWNDKDYWEQCSYSRDPLEEANAHNPDLILNLSASPMSLGKQALRQDMLGAVARKYTTPLIYANQTGGNDDLVFDGRSCAFGPDGRLIARAMGFAEDVLLIDLDDLSANTVAEDDLSREAETWNALVLGTRDYVLKSGFSSALVGLSGGIDSAVTAAVAAEALGANNVTCVLMPSPYSSQGSIDDSLALAENLDIKTLTLPIEPIMAQFEQTLSVPFAGYGPDTTEENIQSRIRGNLLMALSNKYGSLLLTTGNKSELAVGYCTIYGDMSGGFAVISDVDKTGVFNLARWYNKHVGPYIPEAIITKPPSAELRPDQKDQDSLPEYDVLDAILELHIERHKSEREIVAAGFDRETVAKVLKLVRFAEFKRRQAAPGIKLTPRSFGTGWRMPLACKREL; encoded by the coding sequence ATGAAAATCGGCGTACTGCAACTCAATCCCGTGGTCGGCGACCTGAAAGGCAATGCTGCCGGAATCGCCAGGGCTGCTCAAGAGGCGAAACGGCTCGGGGCCGACCTGTGCCTGACTTCGGAGATGGCCCTGACCGGCTATCCTCCCCGCGACCTTTTGCTCTATGGCGGCTTTGTGGAGCGGACATGGGCCCAGGCCGAAGCACTGGCCCGCGAACTTGCGGACGGCCCGCCGCTTCTGCTCGGCGCGGTGGAGAAAAACGATACCGGCCTGGGCAAGCCCGTCTTCAACTGTGCCCTGTGGTGCGAGGGCGGCGAAATCCGGCAATCCGTCAGGAAGACCCTGCTCCCGACCTACGACGTGTTTGACGAGGCCCGCTATTTCGAACCGGCTCCCACCGGAAACCCCGGCCAGAACATCATCGAATTCAACGGCCTGACCCTGGCCGTGACCATTTGCGAGGACGCTTGGAACGACAAGGATTACTGGGAGCAGTGCTCCTACTCCCGCGACCCGCTGGAGGAAGCTAACGCCCACAACCCCGACCTGATCCTCAACCTGTCGGCCTCGCCCATGTCGCTGGGCAAACAGGCACTGCGCCAAGACATGCTCGGCGCGGTGGCCCGGAAATACACCACCCCCCTGATCTACGCCAACCAGACCGGCGGTAACGACGATTTGGTCTTTGACGGCCGGTCCTGCGCCTTTGGCCCCGACGGCAGGCTTATCGCACGTGCGATGGGCTTTGCTGAAGACGTGCTGCTGATAGACCTGGACGATTTGTCCGCCAATACCGTTGCCGAAGACGATCTTTCCCGCGAGGCCGAGACCTGGAACGCCCTGGTCCTGGGCACCCGCGACTATGTGCTCAAGAGCGGTTTTTCCTCGGCCCTGGTGGGATTGTCCGGCGGCATCGACTCCGCTGTCACCGCCGCTGTGGCGGCCGAGGCCCTGGGCGCGAACAACGTGACCTGCGTGCTCATGCCCTCGCCCTACTCAAGCCAAGGCTCCATCGACGACTCCCTGGCCCTGGCTGAGAACCTGGACATCAAGACCCTGACCCTGCCCATCGAGCCGATCATGGCTCAATTCGAACAGACGCTCTCCGTCCCCTTTGCCGGGTATGGCCCGGACACCACCGAAGAGAACATCCAGTCCCGCATCCGGGGCAACCTGCTCATGGCCCTGTCCAACAAATACGGCAGCCTGCTCCTGACCACGGGCAACAAAAGTGAACTGGCAGTGGGGTACTGCACCATCTACGGCGACATGTCCGGCGGTTTCGCGGTCATCTCGGACGTGGACAAGACCGGGGTGTTCAATCTGGCGCGCTGGTACAACAAGCATGTCGGCCCGTACATCCCGGAGGCGATCATCACCAAGCCGCCGTCTGCCGAGTTGCGACCAGACCAGAAGGACCAGGACTCCCTGCCCGAGTACGACGTCCTGGACGCCATTCTGGAACTGCACATCGAACGGCACAAATCCGAACGGGAAATCGTTGCGGCGGGGTTTGACCGGGAGACCGTGGCCAAAGTGCTGAAACTGGTGCGGTTTGCCGAATTCAAACGCCGTCAGGCCGCTCCGGGAATCAAGCTGACGCCGCGCTCCTTCGGCACGGGCTGGCGGATGCCCCTGGCCTGCAAGCGGGAGCTTTAG